From Thermoanaerobacter uzonensis DSM 18761, a single genomic window includes:
- a CDS encoding serpin family protein has translation MMIPELKKLFTAILSITIFIAMLMNITGCSFPTSKVQAANLMEGIKANPVSEKNIDEKFINNTADFSIEIFKKLIDHKKNSLISPLSVMLALAMTANGADKETLSQMEKVLGKNMPLEELNKYLYTYVMKLPNEEKSKLNIANSIWFKEGDLTPSKNFLQANADYYGADIFKAAFDSSTVSDINNWVKSKTDGMIDKILNKIGPEDVMYLINAVAFDAEWETVYEKHNIYEDVFTDINGNKQKAEFMKSEENFYIEDEEVIGFIKPYAKNHYSFVVILPNENISVNEYIKTLTGEKFINLIKNAKTTLVHASLPKFKYDYEINLNSTLESLGMKDAFSPEKANFTKLGTSSVGNIFISEVLHKTFISVDEKGTKAGAVTSVDMTSTGMPVNPKIVKLDRPFVYAIIDNKTNLPIFIGTVMSIKD, from the coding sequence ATGATGATTCCAGAACTTAAAAAACTTTTTACAGCAATACTCAGCATCACAATATTCATTGCAATGTTAATGAATATAACAGGATGTTCTTTTCCTACCTCAAAAGTTCAAGCTGCAAATTTGATGGAGGGAATAAAAGCAAATCCAGTAAGTGAAAAAAACATAGATGAAAAATTTATAAATAATACAGCTGATTTTTCAATTGAGATTTTTAAAAAATTAATTGATCATAAGAAAAATTCTTTAATTTCCCCACTTTCAGTAATGCTGGCATTAGCTATGACAGCAAACGGAGCAGATAAAGAAACTCTTTCACAAATGGAAAAAGTATTGGGAAAAAATATGCCGTTAGAAGAGTTAAATAAATATTTATACACATATGTTATGAAACTGCCTAATGAAGAAAAGTCAAAATTAAATATAGCAAACTCAATATGGTTTAAAGAAGGCGATTTAACACCTTCTAAAAATTTCCTCCAAGCAAACGCAGACTATTACGGGGCTGATATTTTTAAAGCTGCTTTTGATAGCAGTACAGTAAGTGACATAAACAACTGGGTAAAATCGAAGACAGATGGAATGATTGACAAAATATTGAACAAAATTGGCCCAGAAGATGTCATGTATCTGATTAATGCTGTAGCTTTTGATGCAGAATGGGAGACAGTATATGAAAAACACAATATATACGAAGATGTATTTACTGATATAAATGGAAATAAGCAGAAAGCTGAATTTATGAAGTCGGAAGAAAATTTTTATATTGAAGATGAAGAAGTAATTGGTTTTATTAAACCCTATGCTAAGAACCATTACAGTTTTGTGGTCATTCTTCCTAATGAAAATATATCAGTAAATGAATACATTAAGACATTGACAGGAGAAAAATTTATAAATTTAATCAAAAATGCGAAAACAACTTTGGTACATGCATCTCTTCCAAAATTTAAGTATGACTATGAAATCAACCTTAATAGTACCTTAGAATCCCTCGGAATGAAGGACGCTTTTTCACCAGAAAAGGCAAACTTTACTAAACTAGGAACTTCTTCCGTCGGTAATATTTTTATATCAGAAGTCCTTCACAAAACCTTTATATCTGTTGATGAAAAAGGAACAAAGGCAGGAGCTGTAACATCAGTCGATATGACGTCCACAGGAATGCCAGTAAATCCTAAAATAGTAAAATTAGATAGACCTTTTGTATATGCAATTATTGACAATAAGACAAATTTACCTATTTTCATTGGCACAGTGATGAGTATAAAAGATTGA
- a CDS encoding RNA polymerase sigma factor has product MDITDIIKKIQKGDFEVFDHLMKFQGPKALKTAYLITGEKHIAEECVQEAFLQCYQKIYQLKNPQVFESWFYRILTRICWGAISKNKNNVSLEALKEAGQDFHSEKDNTEEIEG; this is encoded by the coding sequence TTGGATATAACAGATATTATTAAAAAAATACAAAAAGGTGATTTTGAAGTTTTTGACCATCTCATGAAATTTCAAGGCCCAAAAGCATTAAAAACTGCATATCTTATCACAGGCGAAAAACATATAGCGGAAGAATGTGTGCAAGAAGCATTCCTTCAGTGTTACCAGAAAATTTACCAGCTTAAAAACCCTCAAGTATTTGAAAGCTGGTTTTACAGGATTTTAACTAGGATATGCTGGGGCGCTATTTCAAAAAACAAAAACAATGTTTCATTGGAAGCTTTGAAAGAAGCAGGACAAGACTTTCACTCAGAAAAGGACAATACAGAAGAAATTGAGGGATAA
- a CDS encoding sigma factor regulator N-terminal domain-containing protein translates to MGSDLNKPISNISFDEKAFLRKARFKSILRIIIISLIIAIGVFVLTFIIPEMMLQNQENRINSFYPDIVKFTEPNTIAIAGESYDVRLFGRQKEYYLLRLIENKPYPAGIMIVDFDFWGGEQIKGDKSFCVIETDQAIPEGTKEYLAPYAVPKLKFYNPAVKYDKVIREFDVLKNIPNDNLVEMALSFDRPLTFSEIKTIIPEDLKLMWGAVLVYEENDYKEKNYLAERLVGNPYIDSRDGEKEFLKQLEQLSNLQSYSSTNLKRTVSFLKEKGIKYYGVVVVGHPESLQKLSSNSIIRGAVLGIVTTPY, encoded by the coding sequence ATGGGATCAGATTTAAATAAACCAATAAGCAATATATCTTTTGACGAAAAAGCTTTTTTGCGCAAAGCTCGTTTTAAAAGTATACTTCGCATAATAATAATTTCTTTAATTATCGCCATAGGTGTTTTTGTATTAACCTTCATAATTCCCGAAATGATGCTACAGAATCAAGAAAACCGTATAAATAGCTTTTATCCGGATATTGTTAAATTTACTGAGCCTAATACCATTGCAATTGCAGGAGAAAGTTATGATGTTAGACTATTTGGGCGACAAAAAGAATATTATCTCCTAAGGTTAATAGAAAATAAACCTTATCCTGCTGGAATAATGATAGTTGATTTTGATTTTTGGGGAGGAGAACAAATTAAAGGTGACAAATCTTTTTGTGTTATCGAAACTGACCAAGCCATACCAGAAGGTACAAAAGAATACCTTGCTCCTTATGCCGTGCCAAAATTAAAATTTTACAATCCCGCAGTAAAATATGATAAAGTTATAAGAGAGTTTGATGTACTAAAAAATATACCTAACGATAATCTCGTTGAAATGGCTTTATCTTTTGACAGGCCTTTAACCTTTAGCGAAATTAAAACTATTATACCTGAGGATTTAAAACTAATGTGGGGTGCCGTTTTAGTTTATGAAGAAAACGACTATAAAGAAAAAAACTACCTTGCAGAAAGATTGGTTGGAAACCCCTATATTGACAGCCGTGATGGCGAAAAAGAATTTTTAAAACAGCTGGAACAACTCAGTAATTTGCAAAGTTATTCTTCGACAAATCTAAAAAGAACAGTAAGTTTTTTAAAGGAAAAGGGCATAAAATACTACGGAGTTGTAGTGGTGGGACATCCTGAATCCTTACAAAAGTTGTCCTCTAATTCAATTATAAGGGGAGCAGTTTTAGGTATAGTTACAACTCCTTATTAA
- a CDS encoding RNA polymerase sigma factor — MWQDLYKAAFYNLLKLGVPQADAEDIAQEALLSTYLNLDGIQEGKLKAYVLTAARNKYTDFLRKTKKDVTVSIIDAFPQSTFSEFQQFENKEVIKKAVNRLTLNEQKLFYLKFILEMSNEEISSYLKTNSNTVKTMVWRLRKKLKEYLKEEEKS, encoded by the coding sequence ATGTGGCAGGATTTGTACAAAGCTGCATTCTATAATTTACTTAAATTGGGTGTACCACAGGCTGACGCTGAAGACATAGCTCAAGAAGCTCTGCTTTCCACATACTTGAATTTAGACGGCATTCAAGAGGGAAAGCTAAAAGCTTATGTTTTGACTGCGGCGCGAAACAAATACACTGATTTTTTGCGCAAAACCAAAAAAGATGTGACAGTTTCTATTATAGATGCTTTTCCTCAAAGTACCTTTTCAGAGTTTCAACAGTTTGAAAATAAAGAAGTAATAAAAAAAGCAGTTAATAGGCTTACTCTCAATGAGCAAAAGCTCTTTTACCTTAAATTCATATTAGAAATGTCAAATGAAGAAATTTCCTCTTACTTAAAAACCAATTCCAATACAGTAAAGACAATGGTATGGAGACTAAGGAAAAAATTAAAAGAATATTTAAAAGAGGAGGAGAAAAGTTAA